The genomic DNA TGTGGATACCATTCCTTTAGTTGGGGAACAGGATATTGCAGAGGCAGTTGCAGGTGTTGCAAGATTGCCTAGGGTTCATGCATTGGTTCTTGCAGGCTCTCTCATGGGTGGAAAAATTACAGAATCTGTTAAAAAATTAAAAGAGGAAAATGATATTAAAATCATTTCACTGAATATGCCTGGAAGCATAACTGAAGCTGTTGATTTGGTTGTTACCGATCCAACACAAGCGGGAGTTATGGCAGTGATGGCTATTGCGGATACGGCTGTTTTTGATATTGACAGATTAAAAGGTAAAAATAAATTTTAAACCTTTTTTTCTAAACATATATTTTCATATTCGCACATCTCACACTTTTTCTTATTTATTTTCACATTTGGGGCCTTTTTCATTAATTTCAGTTGATTCATTTCATGCAGGACATCAAAGACTCCTTTTCTAATATTTACATCCATAACCACAGGTCTTCTTTCTCCTATTTTTTGATATTCCACAAAACCTACATATACGTCACAATCGAATTCCTGTTCTATTAGAATTGCTTGGGCAGCTAGTTCCAATGCATCCTGGTTCCAAACTCCTTTTATTGGGGGAGTGTTGTTTTTAAAACTGATTGGATAATAAATTCCATCAATTATTTCAATTTTATCACACATTCCAGTTAAATCAAGCTTATCGTCTTTTATGTAGTAGGAACACATTGAACTTGGAAAAAACATTTCTGATATTCTTGCCCCGTCCTTTTTCAATAGTCTCATTGCCTTTTTGGACTTTAATGACAGTATTTTCACACTGTACTTGATTTGATTGTTTAAATCATCATAAATCTCTTCTATTTTTTTGTCGCCGATTTTATTCTCGCCAATCATTATTTCTTCAAATGTTTTGTCTACGCATCTGCGGGTTCCATGGGAAAGTGTTTTTTCAATTTCTTCAAGAGTCATTTCTTTTTTTATTTTGCGCATGTTCTTATTTAGGATGTCGCTGATGTCATTTTGAAGCAGTTTTATTTCCGTATAAAAAGGATTTGCCTGTGTTTTTTCCTGTGCAATGTTTTCTTGTATGTAGACT from Methanobrevibacter sp. includes the following:
- a CDS encoding Dna2/Cas4 domain-containing protein — its product is MTNISSIKTYMYCPRKVYIQENIAQEKTQANPFYTEIKLLQNDISDILNKNMRKIKKEMTLEEIEKTLSHGTRRCVDKTFEEIMIGENKIGDKKIEEIYDDLNNQIKYSVKILSLKSKKAMRLLKKDGARISEMFFPSSMCSYYIKDDKLDLTGMCDKIEIIDGIYYPISFKNNTPPIKGVWNQDALELAAQAILIEQEFDCDVYVGFVEYQKIGERRPVVMDVNIRKGVFDVLHEMNQLKLMKKAPNVKINKKKCEMCEYENICLEKKV